From a single Alkalihalophilus pseudofirmus genomic region:
- a CDS encoding LL-diaminopimelate aminotransferase, whose product MFSPSKKLDHLTTSVFTELSLRKQEKEAAGATLIDLSIGSPDLPPPAFLKEELIKAVSNDSDYGYAITSELTFREAVCRFYTDRYGVSLKEDHILQLMGSQDGLAHLAMSYMDEDDILLVPNPGYPIYAASAEIARATLHPYPLNEENRYQFDFRSLPQEVADKAKILILSYPSNPTAATASKDYLEQVIAYAKEHRILVVHDFAYSELLYDNQTPLSILSIDGADEVAIEFNSMSKSFNFAGARIGYALGNPELLKPLAIIKSHIDYGVFKPIQHAATKALTNSGTFLEDQRLLYKRRRDTLVSALSEIGWEVRSPGGGMFLWAKIPQAYTSMSFTLAALDLGVVVTPGMAFGSEGEGFVRIALVQNEERLKEAATRLKPLFD is encoded by the coding sequence ATGTTTTCACCATCAAAGAAATTAGATCACTTAACAACTAGTGTATTTACAGAACTATCTTTACGAAAACAGGAGAAAGAAGCCGCAGGGGCCACTCTTATTGATTTAAGTATTGGCAGCCCCGACCTCCCTCCTCCTGCTTTTTTGAAAGAAGAATTAATCAAAGCCGTTTCAAATGACTCGGACTACGGATATGCGATTACAAGCGAATTAACGTTTAGAGAAGCAGTCTGCCGTTTCTACACGGATCGCTACGGCGTCTCATTAAAAGAAGATCACATCCTGCAGTTAATGGGCTCTCAAGACGGGCTTGCTCATCTAGCTATGTCTTATATGGATGAAGATGATATCTTACTTGTCCCAAACCCAGGGTATCCCATATATGCAGCAAGCGCAGAAATTGCAAGGGCCACATTGCACCCTTATCCGTTAAATGAAGAAAACCGTTACCAATTTGACTTTCGTTCCTTGCCACAAGAAGTAGCAGATAAGGCTAAAATTCTTATCTTGAGTTATCCAAGCAACCCAACGGCAGCTACCGCTTCAAAAGATTATTTAGAGCAGGTTATCGCCTACGCAAAAGAACATCGCATTCTTGTTGTCCATGACTTTGCCTATTCTGAGCTTTTGTACGATAACCAAACACCTTTAAGCATCTTATCCATTGATGGTGCAGATGAGGTTGCGATCGAATTTAATTCAATGTCAAAAAGCTTTAACTTTGCTGGGGCTAGAATCGGCTATGCCCTTGGTAACCCTGAACTATTGAAGCCGCTTGCCATCATTAAATCTCATATTGATTACGGGGTTTTCAAACCGATTCAGCATGCTGCAACAAAAGCTTTAACAAACTCAGGAACATTTTTGGAAGACCAGCGCCTGCTTTATAAAAGACGGCGTGACACGCTAGTCAGCGCATTGAGCGAAATCGGCTGGGAAGTCCGTTCTCCAGGCGGCGGGATGTTCTTATGGGCAAAGATTCCTCAGGCTTATACATCAATGTCATTTACATTGGCTGCTCTTGACCTTGGTGTCGTCGTTACACCTGGTATGGCCTTTGGCAGTGAAGGGGAAGGCTTTGTCCGAATTGCTCTTGTTCAAAACGAAGAACGTCTAAAAGAAGCAGCGACAAGATTAAAACCACTATTTGATTAA
- a CDS encoding NADPH:quinone reductase: MRVIQYKEYGEPNVLTVGEMEKPTLKQGQVLVKVGASGVNPVDTYFRKGIREVDSFPHVPHFDLAGEVVEAADGVRNLSVGDRIWATNAKGASAEYVAIDASAAFSLPSHLSYEEGAAVAMAFMTAHLSLFYRANLKKEEKVLIYGAAGAVGQAAVQLAKRAGAFVIATAGNDEKSQIAIKAGADVVINYKEENVTERVLGLTDEKGIDVILDMSVSENLDKNLDMIRNGGRIVTIGSPVNNTPELPWRKLNMKNAALLGILLFTVDPNEVGKAGHDISAGLAQKSLSAHIGEVFLFEEANKAHAKLESKSVDGRIIIKH; encoded by the coding sequence ATGCGTGTGATTCAGTATAAAGAATATGGCGAGCCGAATGTACTAACTGTAGGGGAAATGGAAAAACCGACTCTAAAACAAGGACAAGTGTTGGTAAAAGTAGGCGCGAGCGGAGTAAACCCTGTTGATACGTATTTTAGAAAAGGGATTAGAGAAGTTGACTCATTTCCACATGTACCACATTTCGATTTAGCTGGTGAAGTCGTTGAAGCAGCGGACGGAGTTCGGAATTTGTCTGTTGGTGACCGTATTTGGGCAACCAATGCAAAAGGCGCGTCAGCAGAATACGTGGCGATTGATGCCTCTGCTGCATTTTCTCTCCCTTCTCATCTCTCTTATGAAGAGGGAGCCGCTGTTGCGATGGCTTTTATGACCGCACATTTATCTCTTTTTTACCGAGCAAATCTTAAAAAAGAAGAAAAAGTACTGATATACGGAGCAGCAGGTGCTGTAGGACAAGCTGCTGTTCAGCTAGCTAAACGCGCAGGGGCGTTTGTCATTGCTACAGCAGGAAATGATGAAAAGTCGCAAATTGCCATAAAAGCCGGCGCAGATGTGGTCATCAATTACAAAGAGGAAAATGTGACCGAAAGAGTTCTTGGACTTACTGACGAAAAAGGCATTGATGTTATTTTGGATATGAGTGTCAGTGAAAATTTGGATAAAAACTTAGACATGATTAGAAACGGCGGGCGGATTGTCACAATAGGCTCCCCTGTAAACAATACGCCAGAGCTCCCTTGGAGAAAACTTAATATGAAAAATGCGGCTCTACTCGGTATTCTTCTATTCACCGTTGATCCTAATGAGGTAGGAAAAGCAGGTCATGACATCTCAGCAGGTCTCGCTCAAAAATCATTAAGCGCTCATATTGGTGAAGTCTTCTTATTTGAAGAAGCGAATAAAGCTCATGCTAAGCTTGAGTCTAAATCAGTAGATGGCCGCATCATCATTAAACATTAA
- the mutY gene encoding A/G-specific adenine glycosylase: MQHEKLNEFNISQFQQDLINWFKENQRTLPWRENKDPYRVWVSEIMLQQTRVDTVIPYYLNFMREFPTLEDLAYAEEDRILKAWEGLGYYSRVRNLQTAVREVVEEYNAAVPDTLKEISALKGVGPYTAGAILSIAYAKPEPAVDGNVMRVLSRVLEIDEDIAKAKTRKTFEAIIYDLISKEDPSSFNQGLMELGALICTPTSPGCLLCPVREHCIAYNKGIQDTLPVKSKKKKAKRKLMAAFVIKDEDGKVLIEKRPDKGLLAGLWQFPNVEVDSHSFNKEEMAEALSLAIGKPISIRDRIQKVEHVFSHIVWDIDVYTAVIATKEWEKEGLRFVDQYQIEDFAFPVSHQKIIKHYFSESF; the protein is encoded by the coding sequence GTGCAGCACGAAAAGCTAAATGAATTTAACATCAGTCAATTTCAACAGGATTTAATTAATTGGTTTAAAGAAAATCAACGAACGCTCCCATGGAGAGAAAATAAAGACCCGTATCGAGTATGGGTCTCTGAAATTATGTTGCAGCAAACAAGGGTAGACACTGTGATCCCTTATTATTTAAACTTTATGCGTGAGTTTCCGACACTAGAGGACTTAGCCTATGCAGAGGAAGACCGGATTTTAAAGGCATGGGAGGGACTTGGTTATTATTCAAGAGTGAGAAACCTGCAGACAGCTGTACGAGAAGTAGTAGAAGAGTACAATGCGGCTGTGCCTGATACCCTGAAAGAAATTTCGGCTTTAAAGGGAGTAGGGCCTTATACGGCGGGAGCGATTTTAAGCATTGCTTATGCAAAACCTGAACCTGCGGTAGATGGAAATGTAATGCGTGTTCTTTCCCGTGTGCTTGAAATAGATGAAGATATCGCTAAAGCGAAGACGAGAAAAACATTCGAAGCCATCATTTATGACCTCATTTCTAAAGAGGACCCGTCATCTTTTAATCAAGGATTAATGGAACTCGGTGCACTGATTTGTACACCAACTTCACCTGGCTGTCTGCTATGTCCGGTTCGTGAACATTGCATCGCGTATAATAAAGGAATTCAAGATACGCTGCCTGTAAAATCAAAGAAAAAGAAAGCGAAACGCAAGCTGATGGCGGCTTTCGTCATTAAAGATGAAGATGGAAAGGTTCTCATTGAAAAGCGTCCAGATAAAGGACTGCTAGCTGGATTGTGGCAATTCCCGAACGTAGAAGTAGACAGTCATTCATTTAATAAAGAGGAGATGGCAGAAGCATTGTCTCTGGCTATTGGGAAGCCAATTAGTATTCGTGACCGGATTCAAAAAGTAGAGCATGTCTTCTCTCACATTGTATGGGATATTGATGTGTATACCGCGGTTATCGCTACAAAAGAATGGGAAAAAGAAGGGCTGCGTTTTGTCGATCAATATCAGATTGAAGATTTTGCGTTTCCTGTTTCGCATCAAAAGATAATTAAACACTATTTTAGTGAGTCATTTTAA
- a CDS encoding SDR family NAD(P)-dependent oxidoreductase — MDLNLHNKVVLVTGGTKGIGRAIAEAFVHEGARVYVTARGEESLNEMGHKEGITAIQADLTKEDARNEVMNEILTKEERIDILINNVGGSNGSTVAETELSLFREAFELNYFSAVHFSKLALDEMKKQQGGAIVNISSIFGRESGGKPTYNSAKAAMISFTKALADEAIKEGIRVNGVAPGSILHPTGNWQKRLDENPEKINAFVEQEIPAGRFGTVEEVANTVLFLASDKASWVVGATLNVDGGQSNANF; from the coding sequence ATGGATTTAAACCTACATAATAAAGTGGTTCTTGTCACAGGAGGTACGAAAGGGATTGGCCGTGCGATTGCAGAAGCTTTCGTTCATGAGGGAGCCCGAGTGTATGTAACAGCAAGAGGAGAAGAGTCATTAAACGAAATGGGTCATAAAGAAGGAATTACAGCTATTCAAGCTGATCTGACTAAGGAAGATGCGCGCAATGAAGTCATGAATGAAATCCTTACTAAAGAGGAGCGCATTGATATTCTTATTAACAACGTAGGCGGGAGCAACGGCTCAACAGTAGCAGAAACTGAGCTATCCTTATTTAGAGAAGCGTTTGAGCTCAATTACTTTTCCGCTGTTCATTTCAGCAAACTTGCTCTAGATGAAATGAAGAAACAGCAAGGTGGTGCGATTGTTAATATCTCATCCATCTTCGGACGCGAATCTGGAGGCAAGCCAACGTATAACAGTGCAAAAGCAGCAATGATCAGCTTTACAAAAGCGCTTGCTGATGAAGCGATCAAAGAAGGAATTCGAGTAAATGGCGTAGCCCCTGGGTCTATCCTTCACCCGACAGGAAACTGGCAAAAACGTCTAGATGAAAACCCGGAAAAAATTAATGCATTTGTTGAACAGGAAATACCAGCAGGAAGATTTGGTACAGTCGAGGAAGTGGCGAATACGGTACTGTTTTTAGCATCTGATAAAGCATCTTGGGTTGTCGGAGCTACGCTTAATGTAGATGGCGGCCAATCAAATGCAAACTTTTAA
- a CDS encoding MFS transporter, translated as MTQALDVFIEYKIHEKYVKPYEENMKKIKERVQEMGASDFEWYEAADQPNLYVEMFKVNDYAAYEKIKSLRQDESESLTKDFSAYVAGGSSKVHCWAFKRKMI; from the coding sequence ATGACTCAAGCATTAGACGTATTTATTGAGTATAAAATTCATGAAAAATATGTTAAACCATATGAAGAGAACATGAAAAAGATCAAAGAACGAGTACAAGAAATGGGGGCATCAGATTTTGAGTGGTATGAAGCCGCCGATCAACCCAACTTATATGTAGAAATGTTTAAAGTGAATGATTACGCCGCTTATGAAAAAATAAAGTCACTAAGACAAGATGAAAGTGAATCTCTAACAAAAGATTTCTCAGCCTATGTAGCAGGAGGATCTAGTAAGGTTCATTGCTGGGCATTTAAGAGAAAAATGATTTAG
- the sda gene encoding sporulation histidine kinase inhibitor Sda, which translates to MHSLSDDVLIQSYYRAQEYGLDDDFLDLLFRELCKRNLQHLASQLSTHPQE; encoded by the coding sequence ATGCATTCATTATCAGACGACGTTTTGATACAAAGTTATTACCGAGCACAAGAATACGGATTAGACGATGATTTCCTCGACTTATTATTTCGAGAGCTATGCAAGCGCAACCTTCAACATCTCGCATCGCAACTTTCTACACACCCACAAGAATAA
- the ntdP gene encoding nucleoside tri-diphosphate phosphatase: MNFPKVGSTIQIQSYKHNGSIHRIWEESIVLKGTSKVVIGGNDRILVRESDGRNWRTREPAICYFDSEQWFNTIGMIRADGIYYYCNLGTPFTWDEEAVKYIDYDLDIKVYPDMTFKLLDEDEYELHSKLMNYPPEIDDILKRSVDELISWIHQRKGPFAPQFVESWYERFLQYR; the protein is encoded by the coding sequence ATGAATTTTCCCAAAGTAGGCAGTACTATTCAGATCCAGAGTTATAAACACAATGGATCCATTCATCGGATTTGGGAAGAATCAATAGTGCTTAAAGGGACGTCAAAGGTTGTAATCGGAGGTAATGATCGAATTCTTGTGAGAGAATCAGATGGACGCAACTGGAGAACACGTGAGCCAGCGATCTGTTATTTTGATTCTGAGCAATGGTTTAATACGATCGGTATGATTCGAGCAGATGGAATTTACTATTACTGTAATCTTGGCACCCCGTTTACATGGGATGAGGAAGCAGTAAAATACATTGACTATGACCTTGATATTAAAGTATATCCAGATATGACCTTTAAGCTCTTAGATGAAGATGAATACGAACTGCATAGCAAATTAATGAATTATCCGCCTGAGATTGATGATATTCTAAAACGCAGTGTCGATGAATTGATTTCATGGATTCATCAACGCAAGGGTCCATTTGCCCCGCAATTTGTAGAGAGCTGGTATGAGCGCTTTCTACAATATAGATAA
- the fabL gene encoding enoyl-[acyl-carrier-protein] reductase FabL — protein sequence MEQKVALVTGSSRGIGKRIALRLAEQGYDLVINYARSKQAALDTAAEIEALGRKAFVVKANVGKPEKIKEMFEKIDEEYGRLDILVNNAASGVLRPLMELEESHWDWTMDINSKALLFCAQEAAKRMEKTGGGKIVSLSSLGSIRYLKNYTTVGVSKAAVEALTRYLAVELAEMGIAVNAVSGGAVDTDALTHFPNREELLEDAAKRTPAGRIVEAEDLADTVMFLLSDQAKMIRGQTIIVDGGISLLT from the coding sequence ATGGAACAAAAAGTAGCATTAGTAACAGGGAGCAGCCGAGGGATCGGCAAACGAATTGCTCTACGATTAGCTGAGCAGGGATATGACTTGGTGATTAATTATGCAAGAAGTAAACAAGCAGCTTTAGATACAGCGGCTGAAATTGAAGCTTTAGGAAGAAAGGCATTTGTCGTTAAGGCGAATGTAGGGAAGCCTGAGAAGATTAAAGAAATGTTTGAAAAGATTGATGAAGAATACGGCCGCTTAGATATCCTTGTAAATAATGCCGCATCCGGCGTGCTTCGTCCTTTAATGGAGCTTGAAGAAAGTCATTGGGATTGGACGATGGATATTAACAGCAAAGCATTGTTGTTTTGTGCACAGGAAGCTGCTAAGCGAATGGAGAAAACGGGAGGCGGTAAAATTGTCAGCTTAAGTTCTCTAGGGTCGATTCGTTATTTAAAGAACTATACGACTGTAGGTGTATCAAAAGCAGCAGTTGAAGCATTAACGCGTTATCTTGCTGTAGAGCTTGCTGAGATGGGAATCGCAGTCAATGCTGTGTCTGGTGGAGCTGTTGATACAGATGCATTGACTCATTTTCCAAACCGTGAAGAATTATTAGAAGATGCAGCGAAACGCACCCCGGCAGGAAGAATTGTGGAGGCAGAAGACTTAGCGGATACGGTAATGTTTTTATTATCTGATCAAGCAAAAATGATTCGCGGACAGACGATTATCGTTGATGGCGGGATTTCATTATTAACTTAA
- a CDS encoding gamma-type small acid-soluble spore protein, whose product MNNQQQNQQQQQQQASKTNAQKVQKQNAASAQGNSYNTEFASETNAQEVRQQNAQSEAHKNQASTNYNQQQNQQNR is encoded by the coding sequence ATGAACAACCAACAACAAAACCAACAACAACAGCAACAACAAGCGTCTAAAACAAACGCTCAAAAGGTACAAAAGCAAAACGCTGCTTCTGCTCAAGGAAACAGCTACAACACTGAGTTTGCTAGCGAAACGAACGCTCAAGAAGTTCGTCAGCAAAACGCTCAATCAGAAGCTCACAAAAACCAAGCTTCTACAAACTACAATCAACAACAAAACCAACAAAATCGTTAA
- a CDS encoding FUSC family protein, whose protein sequence is MKLGARIFKTGLAIIVSLYFAIWVGLEPPMFAALAAAFAIQPSIYRTFQTILEQVQANVIGAVLGVIFVMTFGHEPFVVGLVVILAIAIILKVKLEPTTIPLAIVTIIIVMESPADNFIEFATGRFMLIIIGVFAAFLVNLLFIPPRYETKLYHKMLKATEDIIQWTMLFLRKDADPRMLKRDISRLDEQMVKLDNLYLLYKEERNYFLKNKYGKARKIVLFRQMLITTKKSFIVLKNLERRSEELHQLPCEVQKEIEMQLNRLTQYHDRILLRYVGKVQSLPADETVQEINDGKAALTDLYINLYDDPDTVRTQWLHILPAVSQIVEYQEQLEHLDHLVDSFFSYHKKENKVTVQEQEEE, encoded by the coding sequence ATGAAACTTGGAGCTCGTATATTTAAGACGGGTCTTGCCATTATTGTATCTTTATATTTTGCGATATGGGTTGGTCTTGAACCGCCAATGTTTGCAGCACTTGCTGCCGCATTTGCGATCCAGCCATCTATCTACCGTACGTTCCAAACGATTTTAGAACAAGTTCAAGCGAATGTGATCGGTGCGGTCCTTGGAGTTATTTTTGTGATGACATTTGGTCATGAACCGTTTGTTGTTGGGTTGGTTGTTATTTTAGCCATTGCCATTATTCTTAAAGTGAAGCTTGAGCCTACGACGATTCCCTTAGCGATTGTTACCATTATCATCGTTATGGAAAGTCCAGCTGATAATTTTATCGAATTTGCTACAGGGCGATTTATGTTGATTATTATTGGGGTGTTTGCTGCCTTTTTAGTTAACCTGTTATTTATCCCGCCCCGCTATGAAACGAAACTTTATCATAAAATGCTTAAAGCAACAGAAGATATTATTCAATGGACCATGCTTTTCTTGCGGAAAGATGCTGACCCAAGAATGTTAAAACGTGATATCTCAAGACTTGATGAACAAATGGTTAAATTAGATAATTTGTATCTCCTTTATAAAGAAGAAAGAAATTATTTTCTGAAAAATAAATACGGAAAAGCACGGAAGATTGTGTTATTCCGCCAAATGCTGATTACAACGAAAAAGTCATTTATTGTCTTGAAGAATCTTGAACGGCGATCAGAGGAACTGCACCAGCTGCCTTGTGAAGTCCAAAAAGAAATCGAGATGCAATTAAATCGCTTAACCCAGTACCATGATCGTATCCTCTTACGATATGTAGGAAAAGTTCAATCACTTCCTGCTGATGAGACGGTGCAGGAGATTAATGATGGGAAAGCCGCTTTAACGGATCTGTACATTAATTTATACGATGATCCGGATACTGTTCGAACGCAGTGGCTGCATATTCTGCCAGCCGTCTCGCAGATAGTAGAATATCAAGAGCAGCTTGAACACTTAGATCACCTAGTAGACAGCTTTTTCAGTTATCATAAAAAAGAAAATAAAGTAACCGTGCAAGAGCAAGAAGAAGAATAA
- a CDS encoding glutamate-1-semialdehyde 2,1-aminomutase: MNFTNSEALYKEAQEHIVGGVNSPSRAFKGVGGGSPVFMERAKGAYFWDVDGNQYIDYLAAYGPIITGHAHPHITEAITTAAQNGVLYGTPTKLENKFAKMLKEAIPSLEKVRFVNSGTEAVMTTIRVARAYTGRDKIIKFAGCYHGHSDLVLVAAGSGPSTLGTPDSAGVTKNIAKEVITVPFNDIEAYKEALRKWGDEIAAVLVEPIVGNFGIVEPDPGFLEAVNTLTHEAGALVIYDEVITAFRFMYGGAQNYLGVEPDMTALGKIIGGGLPIGAYGGRVDIMEKVAPLGPAYQAGTMAGNPASMSAGIACLEVLKEDGVYEELDRLGAILEEGIVELASKHEVEITVNRLKGALTIYFTNEVIRNYDQAEKTNGEQFSVFFKEMLKQGINLAPSKYEAWFLTTAHTDEDITKTLEAVDHAFKCVAEMI; the protein is encoded by the coding sequence ATGAACTTTACAAATTCAGAAGCCTTATATAAAGAGGCCCAAGAACATATTGTCGGCGGTGTGAACAGTCCTTCCCGTGCTTTTAAAGGGGTTGGCGGCGGCTCACCTGTTTTTATGGAACGTGCAAAAGGTGCTTATTTTTGGGATGTAGACGGTAATCAATATATCGATTATTTAGCCGCATACGGTCCTATTATAACAGGCCATGCTCATCCTCATATTACGGAGGCAATTACAACGGCCGCCCAGAACGGAGTCTTATACGGTACACCGACTAAGCTCGAGAACAAATTTGCCAAAATGTTAAAAGAAGCGATTCCTTCATTAGAAAAAGTCCGCTTTGTCAATTCTGGTACAGAAGCTGTCATGACAACCATTCGTGTTGCCCGTGCGTACACAGGACGGGATAAGATTATTAAATTTGCCGGCTGTTATCACGGTCATTCAGATCTAGTTCTAGTAGCAGCAGGCTCTGGCCCATCTACCCTAGGAACACCAGACTCTGCCGGTGTAACCAAAAATATCGCTAAAGAAGTTATTACTGTCCCATTCAATGATATTGAAGCTTATAAAGAAGCACTCCGGAAATGGGGCGATGAGATCGCTGCTGTTCTGGTTGAACCGATTGTCGGGAATTTCGGGATTGTGGAACCAGATCCAGGGTTTCTTGAGGCAGTTAATACACTAACCCATGAGGCCGGGGCACTTGTTATTTATGACGAGGTAATCACAGCATTCCGTTTCATGTACGGCGGCGCTCAAAATTATCTAGGCGTGGAACCGGATATGACAGCATTAGGTAAAATTATCGGCGGAGGGCTTCCGATTGGAGCTTACGGCGGCCGTGTAGATATTATGGAAAAAGTTGCACCGCTTGGACCAGCCTATCAAGCAGGTACTATGGCTGGTAACCCTGCTTCAATGAGTGCAGGCATTGCTTGTTTAGAAGTCCTTAAAGAAGATGGTGTATATGAAGAATTAGACCGTCTGGGAGCCATTTTAGAAGAAGGGATTGTTGAACTTGCTTCTAAACATGAAGTGGAAATTACGGTGAACCGTTTAAAAGGAGCATTAACGATCTACTTTACCAATGAAGTCATCCGAAATTATGACCAAGCTGAGAAAACAAATGGAGAACAATTCTCTGTTTTCTTTAAAGAAATGCTAAAACAAGGCATTAACTTAGCCCCATCGAAATATGAAGCATGGTTCTTAACAACCGCTCATACAGATGAGGATATCACTAAGACGTTAGAAGCTGTTGACCATGCATTCAAATGTGTCGCTGAAATGATCTAA
- a CDS encoding potassium channel family protein, which translates to MDHWLLYFCMFVAALGVIMSFLLLLRYKPMRGRHKVSLRHFAMLVNVYVTVMLAFALMYMVLELLGIPVLAEANRNVGGELTHLVLDVVYFSAITLLSVGYGDIVPMGVGRILAIIQALFGYLLPAAFVVTTVIRLENKVE; encoded by the coding sequence ATGGACCATTGGCTGTTGTATTTTTGTATGTTCGTTGCAGCATTAGGTGTCATAATGAGCTTTTTGTTGCTGCTTAGGTATAAACCGATGCGAGGGAGGCACAAGGTCTCGCTAAGACATTTTGCGATGTTGGTTAATGTGTATGTGACGGTAATGCTGGCATTTGCCTTAATGTATATGGTGCTTGAGTTACTCGGTATCCCTGTATTAGCAGAAGCAAACCGAAACGTGGGTGGAGAGTTAACTCATTTAGTTTTAGATGTGGTGTATTTTAGTGCGATCACACTTTTGTCCGTTGGATACGGTGATATTGTACCAATGGGGGTAGGGAGGATTTTAGCGATCATACAAGCTTTATTTGGTTATCTGCTGCCAGCAGCGTTTGTTGTCACAACTGTTATTCGTCTAGAAAATAAGGTAGAATAG
- a CDS encoding ABC transporter ATP-binding protein → MNSMKRYMAFVKPYWKQIFWTIVIGVLKFGIPLLLPLVMMYVIDDIILVEGMPQDEKLSTLFWIMGGMFFIFLVLRPPIEYLRQYYAQWIGSKVLYDIRDQLFTHIQKLSLRFYSNRKVGEIISRVIHDVEQTKNFVITGLMNIWLDLFTIIIAIIIMLNINVWLTLVAISMFPLYGFSVKFFYARLRHLTRVRSQALAEVQGHLHERVQGMNVIRSFALEEHEQHQFAKRNNHFLDRALDHTRWNAKTFAVVNTITDLAPLLVIVVSGYFVITGNLEIGAMTAFVLYMERLYGPLRRLVNSSTTLTQAIASMDRVFEFIDEKYDIEDSLDAKPLDSAHGRVQFEDVSFYYDNEEKPVLKNVSLDIKEGETVAFVGMSGGGKSTLISLIPRFYDVSSGRITLDGVDIRHFQVRMLRDKIGMVLQDNILFSDSVKMNILMGNPEATDEEVIAAAKAANAHDFIMNLPNGYDTEVGERGVKLSGGQKQRVAIARVFLKNPPILIFDEATSALDLESEHYIQEALEKLARNRTTFIVAHRLSTITHADRIVLIENGEIVESGTHEELMKKAGHYQKLFDVQQLS, encoded by the coding sequence TTGAATAGTATGAAACGTTATATGGCCTTTGTTAAGCCGTACTGGAAGCAAATTTTTTGGACAATCGTGATCGGTGTATTAAAATTTGGGATTCCTTTATTGCTTCCGCTCGTTATGATGTATGTCATTGATGATATTATTTTGGTTGAAGGAATGCCGCAAGATGAGAAGCTTTCAACGTTGTTCTGGATAATGGGAGGAATGTTCTTTATTTTCCTTGTCCTCAGACCTCCGATTGAATACTTAAGACAATATTATGCACAGTGGATAGGCAGTAAAGTGCTGTATGATATACGTGATCAATTATTTACCCATATCCAAAAATTAAGTCTTAGATTTTATTCGAACCGAAAAGTAGGAGAAATTATTTCTCGTGTGATACATGACGTTGAGCAGACGAAGAATTTTGTAATTACTGGTTTAATGAATATTTGGCTTGATCTATTTACGATTATTATTGCCATTATAATTATGTTGAATATTAATGTGTGGCTCACGCTGGTAGCTATTTCAATGTTTCCGTTATACGGCTTTTCAGTGAAGTTTTTCTATGCAAGATTGAGGCATCTTACGAGAGTGCGTTCACAAGCTTTAGCCGAAGTGCAGGGACATTTGCATGAACGTGTTCAAGGGATGAATGTGATAAGGAGCTTCGCACTTGAGGAGCATGAACAGCACCAATTTGCAAAACGTAATAATCATTTCTTAGACCGTGCCCTGGATCACACACGCTGGAACGCTAAAACGTTTGCGGTTGTAAATACAATCACAGACTTAGCTCCGCTCTTAGTTATTGTCGTCTCAGGGTACTTTGTTATTACAGGAAACCTTGAGATTGGGGCAATGACGGCCTTTGTTTTATATATGGAGCGCTTATATGGTCCGTTGCGCCGGCTTGTTAACTCATCTACAACCTTAACGCAGGCTATTGCTTCAATGGATCGTGTATTTGAGTTTATCGATGAAAAGTATGATATTGAAGACTCTTTAGATGCCAAACCGCTCGACTCCGCACATGGACGAGTTCAGTTTGAGGATGTTTCGTTCTATTATGATAATGAAGAGAAGCCGGTCTTAAAAAACGTTTCCCTGGATATAAAAGAGGGAGAAACGGTCGCATTTGTAGGGATGAGCGGAGGCGGAAAAAGTACGCTTATCAGTCTAATTCCAAGGTTTTATGATGTGTCGAGCGGACGGATCACACTTGATGGAGTAGATATTAGACATTTTCAAGTGCGCATGCTCAGAGATAAAATTGGAATGGTGCTTCAAGATAATATTTTGTTCAGTGATTCCGTCAAAATGAATATCTTAATGGGAAATCCAGAGGCGACTGATGAAGAAGTGATTGCTGCAGCAAAAGCAGCGAATGCGCATGACTTTATCATGAATTTGCCGAATGGATATGATACCGAAGTCGGTGAGCGAGGTGTTAAGCTGTCTGGAGGGCAAAAACAGCGTGTGGCAATTGCACGTGTCTTTTTGAAAAATCCGCCTATTTTAATTTTTGATGAGGCGACATCTGCTCTAGATTTAGAAAGTGAACACTACATTCAAGAAGCGCTTGAAAAGTTAGCAAGAAATCGAACGACTTTTATTGTTGCACACCGTCTATCAACGATTACTCATGCCGACCGGATTGTATTAATTGAGAACGGCGAGATTGTTGAGAGCGGCACCCATGAAGAATTAATGAAAAAAGCAGGGCATTATCAGAAACTTTTTGATGTCCAGCAATTATCATAA